Proteins encoded in a region of the Triticum dicoccoides isolate Atlit2015 ecotype Zavitan chromosome 3A, WEW_v2.0, whole genome shotgun sequence genome:
- the LOC119271334 gene encoding acetylajmalan esterase-like, producing MAAASSRAKLLLALVLLLALWDSAAPACSIDAIYSFGDSIADTGNLLREGPVGFFSSIGSYPYGQTYRKPTGRCSDGLLIIDYFAMALDLPLVNPYLDKSADFSGGVNFAVAGATALDRTYLLQNAIIMPPGNTPLSSQLDWFKSHLNDTCQQDCAKKLGGALFLVGEIGGNDYNYAFFQKRSVEAVKAYVPLVVKSIMDVAKEVIELGATQIIIPGNFPIGCSPSYLALFSAAGSTDHDERGCLKSYNAFAAYHNEQLQAAIGDLRKVNADISVVYADYYGAFLHLLDHAAVLGFDEGSLLKACCGAGGEHNFDMDMMCGGIGASTCADPARHVSWDGIHLTQQAYRAMALSILMEGFAQPAQSVQGIWSC from the exons ATGGCAGCTGCATCGTCTCGTGCCAAGCTCCtcctggccttggtcttgttgctggCTCTGTGGGACTCGGCCGCGCCGGCCTGCTCCATCGACGCCATCTACAGCTTCGGGGACTCCATCGCCGACACCGGCAACCTCCTGCGCGAGGGCCCCGTGGGCTTCTTCTCCTCCATCGGCAGCTACCCCTACGGCCAGACGTACCGGAAGCCCACCGGCCGCTGCTCCGACGGCCTCCTCATCATCGACTACTTCG CCATGGCGCTCGACCTGCCGCTGGTCAACCCGTACCTGGACAAGAGCGCCGACTTCAGCGGCGGCGTCAACTTCGCGGTGGCCGGCGCGACGGCGCTGGACCGCACGTACCTCCTGCAGAACGCGATCATCATGCCGCCGGGGAACACGCCGCTCAGCTCCCAGCTCGACTGGTTCAAATCGCACCTCAACGACACGTGCCAGCAAG ATTGCGCGAAGAAGCTGGGCGGAGCCTTGTTCTTGGTCGGGGAGATCGGCGGGAACGACTACAACTACGCGTTCTTTCAGAAGAGGTCCGTCGAGGCCGTCAAGGCGTACGTGCCACTGGTCGTCAAGAGCATCATGGACGTCGCAAAG GAGGTGATCGAGCTGGGGGCGACCCAGATCATCATCCCGGGGAACTTCCCGATCGGGTGCTCGCCGAGCTACCTCGCCCTCTTCTCCGCCGCCGGCTCCACGGACCACGACGAGCGGGGCTGCCTCAAGAGCTACAACGCCTTCGCCGCGTACCACAACGAGCAGCTCCAGGCGGCCATCGGCGACCTCCGCAAGGTCAACGCCGACATCTCCGTCGTCTACGCCGACTACTACGGCGCCTTCCTGCACCTCCTCGACCACGCCGCCGTCCTAG GGTTCGACGAGGGGTCGCTGCTGAAGGCGTGCTGCGGCGCCGGCGGGGAGCACAACTTCGACATGGACATGATGTGCGGCGGGATCGGGGCGAGCACGTGCGCCGACCCGGCACGCCACGTGAGCTGGGACGGCATCCACCTCACCCAGCAGGCCTACAGGGCCATGGCGCTGTCGATCCTCATGGAAGGCTTCGCCCAGCCTGCCCAAAGCGTGCAGGGCATATGGAGCTGCTGA